A genomic segment from Arcobacter acticola encodes:
- a CDS encoding lipocalin family protein yields MEKISKSLILICIMFLFTACSSKNPPLQTVEKVDLERYLGTWYEIARYEHFFEKDCKNVSANYSIMDEETIKVINKCTKIQTNEKKEAMGRAYAIDETNSKLKVSFFRPFYGDYWVLILDENYEYAVVGTPNREYLWILARDKKLPLKIQNDILEKLPSLGFDISKLLWTMQEK; encoded by the coding sequence ATGGAAAAAATATCTAAAAGTCTTATTTTGATTTGTATTATGTTTTTATTCACAGCTTGTTCTTCAAAAAATCCACCTCTACAAACTGTAGAAAAAGTTGATTTAGAGAGATATCTTGGTACTTGGTATGAAATAGCAAGATATGAACATTTTTTTGAAAAAGATTGCAAAAATGTAAGTGCAAACTATTCAATTATGGATGAAGAAACTATTAAAGTAATAAATAAATGTACAAAAATCCAAACAAATGAAAAAAAAGAAGCAATGGGTAGAGCCTATGCAATAGATGAAACAAACAGTAAGCTAAAAGTTAGTTTTTTTAGACCATTTTATGGTGATTATTGGGTTTTAATTCTGGATGAAAACTATGAATATGCAGTTGTTGGTACTCCTAATAGAGAGTACTTATGGATTTTAGCAAGGGATAAAAAACTTCCACTAAAAATTCAAAATGATATTTTAGAGAAACTTCCAAGTTTAGGATTTGATATATCTAAATTACTTTGGACAATGCAGGAAAAATAA
- a CDS encoding TIGR03643 family protein → MYFEKKDSEKLDFTKKSKKEKQDLSELQEEDLNRLIEMAWQDRTTFDTIFELYGLSENQVKKKMRTLMKRSSFKMWRKRVQGRATKHKKKVLHKVSRFQGPW, encoded by the coding sequence ATGTATTTTGAAAAAAAAGATAGTGAAAAATTAGATTTTACTAAAAAATCTAAAAAAGAAAAACAAGATTTAAGTGAACTTCAAGAAGAGGATTTAAATCGTCTAATAGAAATGGCTTGGCAAGATAGAACAACATTTGATACTATCTTTGAACTTTATGGCTTATCAGAAAATCAAGTAAAAAAGAAAATGCGAACTTTGATGAAAAGAAGCAGTTTCAAAATGTGGAGAAAAAGAGTTCAAGGAAGAGCCACAAAACATAAAAAGAAAGTTTTGCACAAAGTTTCTAGGTTTCAGGGACCTTGGTAA
- a CDS encoding type II toxin-antitoxin system PemK/MazF family toxin, translated as MELNRGDIVIVNLYPKKGDEVGKIRPAVIISGDDENSILDTVILLPLSTDLIDDMQPYRMRIKSRDNLKQDSDILINQIRTLSKVRIKEKIAKLTDNEYNEVIGNLCKNFH; from the coding sequence ATGGAATTAAATAGAGGTGATATTGTAATTGTAAACTTATATCCTAAAAAAGGTGATGAAGTTGGTAAAATCAGACCAGCTGTAATTATCTCAGGTGATGATGAAAATTCTATTTTGGATACAGTTATTTTACTTCCTTTATCAACTGATTTAATAGATGATATGCAACCATATAGAATGAGAATTAAATCAAGGGATAATCTAAAACAAGATTCAGATATTTTAATAAATCAAATAAGAACACTCTCAAAAGTTAGAATCAAAGAGAAAATTGCAAAATTAACAGATAATGAATATAATGAAGTAATTGGAAATCTTTGTAAGAATTTTCATTAG
- a CDS encoding ABC1 kinase family protein: MYLVIKKKQSFFGIKPLKPKKLKDTIITLGASFIKLAQVLATRADFFSADYLDELKELHDKLPPMNKDEFEEIFNIAFKEDSFKSFDKTPIACASIGQVHIGILYDDTKVAVKLRRKGIKNRVSADIKIINFFNFLFNPLFSHYTKNSIEAVIKEFSSMILQEVSLSQELQNLRKFSQTYKDSGVKFPVPFPTLCCDDALVMSFEEGYRFDDKKNILKENIDFKKIIGTLVGFYTTQMLINGYFHADPHPGNLLITKEGEIILLDFGMVKTVPNSSRIAIIELIKAANEKDYELYISASKRLGTIAYEAPTGELAEFTSKMFDIFSNDNLSSESMQQLAFDVLEGTRNMPFKLPSDAIYILRVSAIIEGLGTTYIENFNGIKDILPILQDNLPKALGAKDSIIETIIDEIKDIPFTLKDLKSVIKQASKGELQIEVSNNQLEFISKEIKDFIRPIILSFGLIFTSIFMILYDKELKQMALALFIVAIIRLIYK, from the coding sequence ATTTATTTGGTTATAAAAAAGAAACAAAGTTTCTTTGGAATCAAACCACTAAAGCCTAAAAAATTAAAAGATACTATTATCACATTGGGAGCAAGTTTTATAAAACTTGCACAAGTTCTAGCAACTCGTGCTGACTTTTTTTCAGCTGATTATTTGGATGAGTTAAAAGAGTTGCACGATAAACTGCCACCAATGAACAAAGATGAATTTGAAGAGATTTTTAATATTGCATTTAAAGAAGATTCGTTTAAAAGTTTTGATAAAACTCCAATAGCTTGTGCATCAATTGGACAAGTTCATATAGGAATTTTATACGATGACACAAAAGTTGCTGTGAAGCTGCGAAGAAAAGGTATTAAAAATAGAGTTAGTGCTGATATAAAAATTATAAACTTTTTTAATTTTTTATTTAATCCCCTATTTTCGCACTATACAAAAAACTCTATTGAAGCTGTAATCAAAGAGTTTTCATCGATGATTTTACAAGAAGTAAGTCTTTCTCAAGAGTTACAAAATCTTAGAAAATTCTCTCAAACTTACAAAGATAGTGGAGTTAAATTTCCTGTTCCATTTCCAACTTTATGTTGTGATGATGCTTTGGTTATGAGTTTTGAAGAGGGATATAGATTTGATGATAAAAAGAATATTCTAAAAGAGAATATTGATTTTAAAAAAATCATTGGTACACTTGTTGGGTTTTATACAACTCAAATGCTTATAAATGGATATTTTCACGCTGATCCACATCCTGGAAACTTGCTTATTACAAAAGAAGGTGAGATAATATTACTAGATTTTGGAATGGTAAAAACAGTTCCAAATAGCTCTAGAATTGCTATTATTGAGCTAATTAAAGCTGCAAATGAAAAAGATTATGAGCTATATATTAGTGCCAGCAAAAGATTAGGAACTATTGCTTATGAAGCACCAACTGGCGAATTAGCTGAGTTTACAAGTAAGATGTTTGATATTTTCTCAAATGATAATCTAAGTAGTGAATCCATGCAACAACTAGCCTTTGATGTATTAGAAGGTACAAGAAATATGCCTTTTAAACTTCCAAGTGATGCAATTTATATCTTAAGAGTTAGTGCTATTATTGAAGGGCTAGGAACAACATATATTGAAAACTTCAATGGTATAAAAGATATTTTACCAATATTGCAAGATAATCTTCCAAAAGCTTTGGGGGCAAAAGATAGTATTATAGAAACAATAATTGATGAAATAAAAGATATTCCATTTACCCTAAAAGATTTAAAATCTGTTATAAAACAAGCAAGTAAAGGTGAGCTTCAAATTGAAGTATCAAATAATCAACTAGAATTTATTTCAAAAGAGATTAAAGATTTTATTAGACCAATTATTTTATCATTCGGATTAATTTTTACATCAATATTTATGATTTTATATGATAAAGAACTAAAACAGATGGCTTTAGCTCTATTTATTGTAGCAATCATTAGACTTATTTATAAATAA
- a CDS encoding NAD(P)-binding protein, whose amino-acid sequence MKIAIIGAGFSGCNLYNNLKEKYEDITIFEKSRGVGGRLSTKYIEDKFIDHGTSSLIPITDDLKMFCLDLSSNGVVKAKYDEFIPKNGINAICKFLIDEKDLIKNTKITKAQNIDNKWILEDENHNIYKDFDLLFITIPAPQILQMKIELSNEFKEKLSHIKYDSIFSLILHSNEDIKLDKSVLYENPDIQNIINNSRKYQYKDFSSYVIHSTKEFANCVNEKTKEEICEIFLTNFDDDTKELIEKFTMIPHLWKYAFAKTSLDMPYFLNDEKNLGICGDFFNHSNMEAALLSSELLGNIKYF is encoded by the coding sequence ATGAAAATAGCAATTATTGGAGCTGGTTTTTCTGGCTGTAATTTATATAATAATTTAAAAGAAAAATATGAAGATATTACTATTTTTGAAAAATCAAGGGGAGTTGGAGGTCGCCTTAGTACTAAGTATATTGAAGATAAATTCATAGACCACGGAACTTCATCTTTGATTCCAATTACAGATGATTTAAAAATGTTTTGTTTAGATTTATCAAGTAATGGTGTTGTAAAAGCAAAATATGATGAGTTTATACCAAAAAATGGAATAAATGCAATTTGTAAGTTTTTAATAGATGAAAAAGATTTAATCAAAAATACAAAAATCACAAAAGCCCAAAACATAGATAACAAATGGATTTTAGAAGATGAAAATCATAATATCTATAAAGATTTTGATTTACTATTTATCACCATTCCAGCACCTCAAATACTACAAATGAAAATAGAACTTTCAAATGAATTTAAAGAAAAACTTTCTCATATAAAATATGACTCTATTTTTTCTTTAATTCTTCACTCAAATGAAGATATAAAACTAGATAAAAGTGTCTTATATGAAAATCCAGATATTCAAAATATTATAAATAACTCAAGAAAATATCAATATAAAGATTTTAGCTCATATGTAATCCACTCTACAAAAGAGTTTGCAAATTGTGTAAATGAAAAAACAAAAGAGGAAATATGCGAGATTTTTTTAACTAATTTTGATGATGACACAAAAGAACTAATAGAAAAGTTTACAATGATTCCACACCTATGGAAATATGCCTTTGCAAAAACTTCTTTAGATATGCCCTACTTTTTAAATGATGAAAAAAATCTAGGAATTTGTGGGGATTTTTTTAATCATTCAAATATGGAAGCGGCACTTTTAAGCTCTGAATTATTGGGAAACATAAAATACTTCTAA
- a CDS encoding IS1634 family transposase, with protein MFIRKKRNASGSISVQIIEKIGRNNKVVQTIGSSKDEIEIELLYEEGLKLIPQLTKQPILNLFPNDNSENIIDTFVKNLSTNSIVCIGPELIIARLFDYIGFSKIIDDELLKHLVVTRLINPGSKLKVIEYLKRYRNIDIDIMKIYRFMDKFNVVYKEEIEQVAFEHTKKILGEITVLFYDVTTLYFESEDEDDLRRIGFSKDGKFQSPQIMLGLLVGEKGYPIGYDIYEGNSYEGNTFIPILQKFEKKFNLEKPIVIADSGLLSKNNIEQLKTHNYKYILGARIKNENHITKSKILSLNLDVNNAIATVAKGDDTLVLSYTDKRAKKDKYNREKGLKRLEKKIKSGRLTKDQINSRGYNKYLHLKNEIEVVIDYDKFNEDALWDGLKGYITNTTLSPSEVIENYSNLWHIERAFRISKTDLKIRPIHHYLRHRIEAHISISFIAYTVYKELERIIKLHDKNLSVQIALEEIKTIYGLEYINPLTHKKKFEVLQLNEIQLKIQNIIDIHIGCLE; from the coding sequence ATGTTTATTCGTAAAAAAAGAAATGCAAGTGGTAGTATAAGTGTTCAAATAATAGAAAAAATTGGAAGAAATAATAAAGTAGTGCAAACTATTGGTTCATCTAAAGATGAAATAGAAATAGAACTTTTATATGAAGAGGGATTAAAACTTATTCCACAACTCACCAAACAACCTATATTAAATTTATTTCCAAATGATAATAGTGAAAATATAATAGATACCTTTGTAAAAAATCTATCAACAAATAGTATTGTTTGTATTGGCCCAGAACTTATTATCGCAAGATTGTTTGATTATATTGGATTTAGTAAAATTATTGATGATGAACTTTTAAAACATTTAGTTGTAACAAGACTTATTAATCCAGGAAGTAAATTAAAAGTTATTGAGTATCTTAAACGATATAGAAATATAGATATTGATATTATGAAGATATATCGCTTTATGGATAAGTTTAATGTTGTATATAAAGAGGAGATTGAACAAGTAGCCTTTGAACATACAAAAAAAATATTAGGTGAAATTACTGTTTTATTTTATGATGTTACAACACTTTACTTTGAGAGTGAAGATGAGGATGATTTAAGAAGAATTGGATTTAGTAAAGATGGTAAATTTCAATCTCCACAAATAATGCTTGGACTTTTAGTGGGAGAAAAAGGTTATCCAATAGGCTATGATATTTATGAGGGGAATAGCTATGAAGGAAATACTTTTATACCAATACTTCAAAAGTTTGAAAAGAAATTTAATTTAGAAAAACCAATTGTAATAGCTGATTCAGGATTGTTATCTAAAAATAATATAGAACAACTAAAAACTCATAACTATAAATATATCTTAGGTGCAAGAATCAAAAATGAAAATCATATTACAAAAAGTAAAATATTATCTTTAAATCTTGATGTAAATAATGCTATTGCAACCGTTGCAAAAGGTGATGATACACTTGTGTTGTCATATACAGATAAAAGAGCAAAAAAAGATAAATATAATAGAGAAAAAGGTTTAAAAAGATTAGAAAAGAAAATCAAATCAGGAAGACTTACAAAAGATCAAATCAATAGTAGAGGATATAATAAATATTTACATCTTAAAAATGAAATTGAAGTAGTAATTGATTATGATAAATTTAATGAAGATGCACTTTGGGATGGTCTTAAAGGTTATATCACAAATACAACACTCAGTCCATCTGAAGTGATTGAAAACTACTCAAATCTGTGGCATATAGAAAGAGCCTTTAGAATTTCTAAAACAGATTTAAAAATAAGACCAATTCATCATTATCTAAGACATAGAATAGAAGCTCATATCTCAATATCATTTATTGCATATACAGTTTATAAAGAACTTGAAAGAATTATTAAACTTCATGATAAGAATTTGTCAGTGCAAATAGCCCTCGAAGAGATAAAAACAATCTATGGATTAGAATATATAAACCCACTTACACATAAGAAAAAATTTGAAGTGTTGCAACTTAATGAAATACAACTAAAAATTCAAAATATTATTGATATTCATATTGGGTGCCTCGAATGA
- a CDS encoding NAD(P)H-dependent oxidoreductase has translation MENILMNVLDFSHACEIFDNTKKISDDDINFILKAGKKSTSSFGMKPWKFLVISNDELKTKISPLCSEEISISSSSHLVIFLAAIESINSESQSSNSKSVKKGSPADKLEFYTGVFPNHPEDSCHSNENMYSWPARQTYLSAGNMMTAAAIKGIDSCPIESYEKENIEEVLGLDTSKFQIACLLPFGYRLNEQSSADKESLDDSIEFIK, from the coding sequence ATGGAAAATATATTAATGAATGTTTTAGATTTTAGTCATGCATGTGAGATATTTGACAATACAAAAAAGATTTCCGATGATGATATAAATTTCATACTTAAAGCAGGAAAAAAATCAACTTCTTCTTTTGGTATGAAACCTTGGAAATTTTTAGTTATTTCAAATGACGAATTAAAAACAAAAATAAGCCCACTTTGTTCAGAAGAAATTTCAATTAGTTCTTCTTCTCATTTGGTTATTTTTTTGGCAGCTATTGAAAGCATAAACTCTGAATCCCAATCATCTAATTCAAAGTCTGTTAAAAAAGGCTCTCCAGCTGATAAATTAGAATTTTATACAGGAGTCTTTCCTAATCATCCAGAAGATAGTTGTCATAGTAATGAAAATATGTATTCTTGGCCTGCAAGACAAACATATTTATCAGCAGGAAATATGATGACAGCAGCTGCTATAAAAGGTATTGATTCTTGTCCTATTGAATCTTATGAAAAAGAAAATATCGAAGAAGTATTAGGACTTGATACTTCAAAATTCCAAATAGCTTGTTTACTTCCTTTTGGATATAGATTAAATGAACAATCATCTGCAGATAAAGAATCTTTAGATGATTCTATTGAGTTTATTAAATAA